ggcagggcagggcagggcagggcagggcattCGGCCACGTTCTTATCCATCACTCATCTCATgttgattttttccctttccctttcccctctcccttccctctcctctccctccccctctccctccctcctctcccttccccctccctcccctccctcctctcccccctccctctccctccctccctcctctcccttccctccctccctccctctccctccccttcccctctccccctccctccctccctccctccctccctccctctctctcctctctcctccctccctccctccctccccctctccctccctccattccctcccttccctcccttccccctctccctctccctccctccctccctccctccccctctccctccctccctcccttccccctctcccctcccttccctccccctctccctctccctccctcccctccccctatccctccctccctctccttccccctccccctctccctcccttccccttcccctccctctccctccctccctccctcccatccctccctccctccttccctccctctcccctctccctccctccctccctccctgcctccctccctccctccctccctccctccctctccctctcctctcccctctccctccccctctcccttccctccctccctcccttccctccctcctctcctctctcctccctcctcctccctccctccctcccttcctccctcccttcctcccttccctccctccctctccctccctctccacggaACGAGCAAAGGTTTGTGAATATATAATGACGATATGCAAGAGAATATATTCATGTGGAGTGTGAGAGCATCAGCTGACGGAGCTTGGCTGGGTGTCGGCGCTCGCCCGGTGAGGCGTAGGGCGCTCTCCGACTCTCTTATCTCTAGTCTCTagatcttcctttgtctctcttctctgtctctgtctctcgatcttcgttgtctcttctctatctctgtctctagatATTCGTTATCTgttttctgtctctggctctagatcttcctttgtttctcttctctgtctctgtctctcgatctcccttgtttctctactctatctctgtttcgatcttcgttatctctcttctctgactttgtctctccatgtctctccatctttcattctttttatctctcttctctatatctgtctctccatctcctttgtctctcttctctatctctatcgctccaTCTCCgttgtctctcttctctatctctgtctctcgattttcgttatctctcttctctatctctgtctcgatcttccttgtctctcttctctgactctgtctcacGTTCTTCGttgcctctcttctctgtctctatctctcgatctctgtctctatctctcgatcttccttgtctctcttttctatctctgtctctcgatctcctttgtctcccttctctgtctctatctctcgatctctgtctctatctctcgatattccttgtctctcttctctatccctgtTTCTCgatcttccttgtttctcttctctatctctgtctctcgatcttcgttgtctcttctctatctctgtctcgatcttccttgtttctcttctctgtctctgtctctcgatctcctttgtctcccttctctgtctctatctctcgatctctgtctctatctctcgatcttcctagtctctcttctctacctttgtctcgatcttcgttatctctcttctctatttttgtctctatgtctctccatctttcaatcttttttatctctcttctctatctctttctcgatcttcgttatctattttctatctctagTCTCgatcttccttgtttctcttctatatctctgtctctcgatctttgttatctcttctctatctttgtctcgaTCTTCGttgtctcttctctatctctgcctcgatcttccttgtttctcttctctatctctgtctctcgatctcctttgtctctcttgtctgtctctatctctcgatctctgtctctatctctcgatcttccttatctctcttctctatctttgtctctctatgttccttatctcctttcaatatctatctctcggtctatctctgtctctcgatcttcattatctcttctctatctctatctctcaatttttttatcttctttatattGCTATCTCTTGATCTtcaatatctctcttttctatctctctcgatcttttttatctctcttttctgcctctatctctcaattttctttatctcctttctatctttatttcttgttttctttttcgtcctttctatctctcttctttgtctctcttttctatctgtatctctcgatcttttttatttctattttctatctctatctctcgttttctttatctctcttttctatctctcgatCTTCTTGATCTccattctgtctctatctcttttttctcgttatcTCTCGATCTTCTTGATCtccattctatctctatctcttttttttcttgctatctctcgttttattcattttccctttctatctctatctctcgatcttctttatttctccgttctttctttatctctcgttttctttattcgtcttttctatctctatctctcaatcttttcatctctcttttctatctctctctctctctctcgatcttctttatctctcttttctatctctatatctcaatcttttttatctctcttttctatctatctctctcgattttctttatctatttccttttctaactctatctctcattttctttatctctcctttctatctctcgatCTTCTTGATCTccgttctatctctatctcctttctctcgctatctctcgttttctttatccgtcctttctatctctatctctcgatcttctctatctctcttttctatctctatatctcaatctttttttatctctcttttctatctctccatattatttatctctcttttctatctctatctcaatctttttcatctctctttcctatctcaaTCTCTTgatattctttatctctttgcttttattgattcatttccatattttttcttattttcttttagtttttttcttattttattctttcgtGTAATCCTTTTTGGATAAatttattgatagattgataaatagatacatagataaatatggacatagatagatagacttagacAAAtcagtcgatagatagatagagacacagagaataagatagatagatagagacacagagaataagatagatagatagaggcatagaagataagatagatagatagagacacagagaataagatagatagatagagacacagagaataagatagatagatagaggcatagaagataagatagatagatagagacacagagaataagatagatagatagagacacagagaataagatagatagatagagacacagagaataagatagatagatagagacacagagaataagatagatagatagatggagacacagagaataagataaatagatagagacacagagaataagatagatagatagagacacagagaataagatagatagatagagacacagagaataagatagatagatagagatacagataataagataaatagatagagacacagagaataagatagatagatagagatacagagaataagatagatagatagagatacagataataagataaatagatagagacacagagaataagatagatagatagagacacagagaataagatagatagatagaggcatagaagataagatagatagatagagacacagagaataagatagatagatagagacacagagaataagatagatagatagaggcatagaagataagatagatagatagagacacagagaataagatagatagatagagacacagagaataagatagatagatagagacacagagaataagatagatagatagagacacagagaataagatagatagatagatggagacacagagaataagataaatagatagagacacagagaataagatagatagatagagacacagagaataagatagatagatagagacacagagaataagatagatagatagagatacagataataagataaatagatagagacacagagaataagatagatagatagagatacagagaataagatagatagatagagatacagagaataagatagatagatagagatacagataataagatagatagatagagatacagagaataagatagatagatagagacacagagaataagatagatagatagagacacagagaataagatagatagatagagacacagataataagataaatagatagagacacagagaataagatagatagatagagatacagagaataagatagatagatagagacacagagaataagatagatagatagagatacagataataagataaatagatagagacacagagaataagatagatagatagagatacagagaataagatagatagatagagatacagataataaggtaaatagatagatacagatagacggatggattcCAGGATATCGATGCtagtcatttttttattattgatttgattccttctttgtgtttattatttgtagctctttatttctctttctttttatttgtttgtcattattcattcggacttatgtatatatatatatatatatatatatatatatatatatatatatatatatatatatatatatatatatatatatatatatatatatatatatatatttatatatatatatatatatatatatatatatataaatatatatataagtacatatatatatatatatatatatgtatatatatatatatatgtgtgtgtgttattccatcattatttttttttattattactattttttttaattctttgttttctacttttcttttctcccatttttactcttctcttttcttttctttccttctttaacttTTAATCCTTCGTCCTTAATCCTTATCCCCtaatttgtccttttttcttccctcttttttctttcttcttcttcttcttcccccgtcTTTGTTTCCTATatcctttcttttactcttccttccttctccctttcgttttctctccattacttttcctcttcctacttcctttcttcctccgtttcctccttcctctctctctctctcatcattatccttcccctcccctctccctcttcctttcttcttcctccctctctctctctctctctcttctttatccctccctttcctcctcccacttccttcctcgctctctccatcctactctccccccctcttccccatcccccctcctcttcctctttatccaaacctccctccccccaccctcatccccacccctacctcttcttctttatccactccccccccccctggtcatccttctcctcctcttcctctttatccacccccttgtccttctcctcctcttcctctttatccactccccccccctggtcctccttctcctcctcttcctctttatccacccccttgtccttctcctcctcttcctctttatccactcccccccccctggtcctccttctcctcctcttcctctttatccacccccttgtccttctcctcctcttcctctttatccactccccccccccctggtccctccttctcctcctcttcctctttatccaccccctgtgtccttctccctcctcttcatctttatcctccccccccccctggtcctccttctcctcctcttcctctttatccaaaccaccccttccccccataccctcatccctacccctccctcctcttcctctttatccaatcccaccccctctccccccccctcatccccctctcccccccctcatcctatcccctacctcccctcttcctctttatccgcccccacctctctcatcccctctctccccctcctcctccttctttctccccctcaaaaaaaaaaaagaaaaaagaagaaaaaaatacccaccctctctcctcttcctctttatccacccctccccccatccacccctcctcctcttcctcctcctcctcctcctcttcctccttctcctcctcctcctcaaaaaaaaaaaaaaaaaaaaaaaaaaaaaaaaaaagtttcgacgGCGGTTGGCGATGGTCTTTTGTTTCGTCGCCGATGTAATTACCTGCTTCTGATTGGCCATTACCGGACGCCATTGATTTTCATTGGCGGTAATAACGGCCAGTCATCGCCCTGTCATACTTCGTTAACGGCAGGGTTAATGTAttgcctttttttattctatttttttctatcttttttttttagtttttcgtgtttttttttgtttttttgttttttgttctctctttctctctctttttctttcgttttcttttgttttatggatgcctttttttctatttctttttttttcgtttttcgtttttttttttatatctctctatatctctttttgtttcgtttttttgtggATTGATTGTATGCGTTGGTTtgaaaaggaagggatggatgggagatttttttatttcattattatttatttatttattatttttgctgtttttttattttattttctttctattttatttttcttactgattttcgatatttttttgctttcttttctttgctttctttttcattattgttattttcgtcgggagatatttttctttttttttttactgattttcgttaattttttctttcttttctttgctttctttctcatttttgttattttcgttgggagatatttttcttttttttactgattttcgttaattttttctttctttctttctttgctttctttttcattattgttattttcgtcgggtttattcagttatgtttatttttatttgtataaggtatttgggtttttatttccattcatttattaattggTTTGGGtatacctgtatctatctatttaaaaatCGATTGATAttccatttctatctctttctatccatgtacttatatatatattttttaccgacttttatcttttattcactttttgttttgttttgttctcttcctccatttgtcCCAGGAGCCCTTCTTCCgacttctcatccctctctctctctttctctctctctctctctctctctctctctctctctctctctctctctctctctctctctctctctctctctctctctctctttctctcttctctccgtttcttttcttctttctacctccccctctctctctctctctctctctctctctctctctctctctctctctctctctctctctctctctctctctctctctctctctatctttctctctctctcaccctctctctactctctctcctctctctctctttctctctctctctctttctctctctctctctctctctctctctctctctctccgtttcttttcctctttctacctccccctctctctcctctctctccctctctccctctctcccctctctcctctctctccctctctccctctctctcctccctccctccctccctctccctccctccctccctctcctccccctctctttctctctcttttctgtctctctctctctctctctctctctctctctctctctctctctctctctctctctctctctctctctctctctctctctccctctctccctctctccctctctctctctctccccctctccccctctccccctctccccctctcttcctctcttcctctcttcctctcttcttctctccccctctccccctctccccctctctccgtctctccctctctccctctctccctctcgctccctctctgtcgctttctctctctctgtctttctccctctcttcctctctgtctttctccctctctccctctctgtctttctccctctcttctctctcccctctctcccactctctccctctcccttgctctctctctctctctctgtctttctccctctctccctctctgtctttctccctctcttcctctctgtctttccttccctctctccctctctgtctttctccctctctgtctttctccctctctgtctttctccatccctctccctctctgtctttctccctctctccctctctgtctttctccctctcttcctctctgtctttctccctctctccctccctccctccttccctcacccccccctctctctctccctccctctgtcaaacagacacactcacaaacttacACACGCAGTAAAATGTACATAAGGGTGAAATAAAACTTCAACATTCCATGCCACACACCtttactgtgcacacacacacttaacattACTACGGCACGTGCAAAAATATAAGCCTGGCAAAGATTcacttttcttttaatatatttatatatcttaatcTTATTACTAATTTCCATCGTTGCTTTATTTCTTATATAGATCTAGGATGAGAGGTGAGTGACGATGATATATAATGATTGCATTTcttgggaggagagaaaagaatataattaaaagtttgttttgttttggtacgttttctgttttgtttatttccgtCGGAGCGCGTGTTCGGATGCTGAGTTTGGCTTCGACTTCGTCTACGTCGTGAGAGAATGCAGGCAATCGGACActtttggagggagggaaaagaagggttaatttcatattttttcttactttctttttttagtcttcttttgtcacttccttgtttctttgtatttttatgtcacttgttccattttcattctattttttctgtctctttccttttatttctcttctttctcctcctcctcctcctcctcctcttcgcctcacATCCTGTCTGCTTACCCCTTCACcctatcattctctttcacttttcaccTCATCCGCtcatttccatctcccttccggttatttatccgtctctctcccttccttctctctccctctccctccttccttctctctctctccctccttccttctctctctctctctccttccttctccctctctccctccttccttctctctctccctccctccttctctctctctctctccttccttctctctctctctccctccttccttctctctctatctctctccttccttctctctccttccttctctctctcatctccactttccactttctttcactaaattattaaatcaaataaataaagccGAGATCACTTTACATTGGCTTGGGTCTACCTCTTTGGCTaacttatttatgcatacatatataaatgcgaatgtatatacatacatacatataaacatacacacacatatatatacatacatacatatatacatatacatatatgtacatgtatgtttatgcatgtgtgtgcatatgtatatgtatgtatgtatgtatatatatattcatatatatttatatatatatatatatatatatatatatatatatatatatatatattatatatatatatatataatatatatatacatatatttatatatacatatatttatatatacatatatttatatatacatatatttatacatacatatgtatatacacaagtatatgcatatttatatacatatacatatatatgtatacatgtatatgtatatacatacatatatatatatatatatatatatatatatatatatatatatacatatttacaaatacaagTCGTCGTTGCCATCAATATGTGGCAGGAGACATTTCTCGTCCAACAGAAACATTAATTAAACCTTAAAATTAAATGCGTTTGATTCAGTTTTGGTTTGTTACCTTTAACGAAGAAAGGAACTATGTACAACagtaacaaaagagagaaagaaaacgcgagAAGATGGATACAAAATACGTCTTTGGTGCCTCTTCTACTACTGTGTGTCTAGCCTACGGACAAGAGTTTCtcgaaggttatatatatatatatatatatatatatatatatatatatatatatatatatatatatatatatatatatatatatatatatatatatatttgtacatatttatgtatatatatatatatatatatatatatatatatatatatatatatatacatacatacaaatatatatatatatatatatatatatatatatatatatatatatatatatatatatatatatatatatatatacatatatatgcacaaatatatatatatatatatatatatatatatatatatatatatacatatatatatatatacacacatatatacatatatacacacatatatacatatatacatgtatacatatatacatatacatacatataaatatatacatatacatatatatatatgaaaatatttatttatgcatatacatatatacaaatatacatatatatacaatatacatataaacatatatatatatatatatatatatatatatatatatatatatatatatatatatatatatatatatatatatatatatatatatatatatatatatatgtatgtatgtatgtatatatatatatatgtacatatttcaaatacatatactcaaactatttttttcgttgtttactTATTCACAGAGATGAAATAAATAGGAGAATCCTATTTTTTCCTTCAGCTTCCTATAAGGGTCAAAATCACCCACTTCTACTGTACACAACTATTTTATACAAATAAGTATCAGTAACTTGTGCATGATATCTTTACAACTATCTTTCATTCATAAGTACTTAAGCTCAATCTTTTGTGCACTTTTAGTCATGGAtttcatgattaaaaaaaataataataaataaataaaaaaagaaaaagaaaataaaaactgacCAGCACGTCATCAGTCttaaacctatatatacataaatctgagTTTGTCGTTTAACATTTTTTTGATTAAGTATTTCTTAGGTTTGTGACAGTCGTTGATGTCGCTGAATCTCCTTATAAAAAATGTATTGAgtaacatttatttttcttattttatttccatttgtttACGAGTAAGAGATATAAAGGAGTTGACTGAGGCTTCGAAACCGTGAGTGAAACGCTTCGTGAAGCTTCGAGGGTTGAAACCGCTTCGGCGAATGTTTCTTCGGCAGCTGACACTGATGAATGAGTCACTGGGTGTTCCTTTGTCAGAGAGTCAGCATTCGGCCTCCTTGATGGGATGAATCGGTGAATAAATTACCTTAAACGGGAGATAATCTTGTCCCGAGTCTCGGTCCTCGCTCAGgcatcctccatcttctcctgcttggcttcttcctcctccgtctgctcggcgctcctctcctcctccttggcctcctccttctcctcgctctccgtccttctcctcttgACGCTCAGGTCCTGCGCCtcgaccacctcctcctcctcctcctcctcttccttctccttgtcctccttcgcGTCGAGGTCGATCTCGATGtcgctgtcctcctcctcctcctcgtccttataGTGGGCGCTCTGGGCGGCCGACTTGAGCAGGCAGCGAGCCTGGGCGGCCATGATCTCACGGGCGTGGGCGCTGGAGAGGTTGATGGGCGTGAGAGTGAGGTCACGCCCGAGTGAGAAGCCTGGGTACTGGGGCAGCGAGAGCAGGCTGGCTGGCAgcaagggcggcggcggcgggcggctgcTCAGGCGCCCGAGGTGGGCTGAGGTCGAGATGGGCGGGCTGTGGCGGAGATGGGCGTGGGGCAGCGGGTGCGGCATGGAGAGGTTGAGGGCGGCGGCCGATGCGGGTGAAGgcggaggttggggaaggggtgagagcaGGCGAGGGTGCGCccccaggggaggggggggcggcggaGAGGTCGAGGCCGGCCGCGGGGAGCGCCGCCCCAGCGCCGCCGACTGGCCGCCAGGGGTGGAACCTCCTGCCGGCgccgaggtggtggtggtggtggtggtggagcaggCGCTGGAGGGGCTGGTGGGGGAGGCACAGCCCCCGGGGCTCGGCCGGCTGCCGGACGACGACGGAGGCGCCGCCAGGGGAGCTGACGCGGGGCACGGGGACGGAGGGGTCGGGGAGCGGCGCATGTCGGGGCTCGACACGCCCTCGGAGTAAGGCGAGGTCGTCctcggggagtgggggagagggtcgtcggaggaggagtaggggcggAGCACGCTTAGCTGCTGGTGGCGCCTCCATTTGGCCCGTCTGTTGGAAAACCACACCTGTCACAAACCAGGCGGGAGTTACTCGCGGGCTCCGGGTGCTGCTGCCTGGTGCTTACTTATTAGCCTGCTTACTTGTCTACCTActtatttacttaattatttgtcaacctacttacttatttacttaattgtctacctacttacttatTGATCTTATTTGTCAacctacttacttatttacttacttatttgtcaacctacttacttatttacttaattgtctacctacttacttatttactcatttgtcaacctacttacttatttacttaattgtctacctacttacttatttatcttaCTTAATTGTCtacctacttatttatttactaactTATTTGTcaacttacttacttatttacttacttatttgtctacctatttatttacttacatatttgtctacctatttatttacttacatatttgtctacctatttatttatttacttacttatttgtctacctacttacttatttacttaattatttgtctacctacttacttatttacttacttatttgtctacctacttacttatttacttaattatttgtctacctacttacttatttacttaattatttgtatacctacttacttatttacttacttaacctatttatttactttcttgtctacctacttacttatttacttacttgtctacctatttatttacttacttattttttgtctacctacttacttgtctacctatttatttacttccttatttgtctacctacttacttatTAACTTACTCAGTTACTTGCCTACCTACTTACTCACATGcttgcctacctacctacttacttattaACTTACTCAGTTACTTGCCTACCTACTTACTCACATGcttgcctacctacctacttacttattaACTTACTCAGTTACTTGCCTACCTAATTACTTACATGcttgcctacctacctacttacgtaatcattcacttactcactcactcacttacatcctcacttactcacttacatAGGACTCGCTCACTGCTGCCCTTTAAGCCACTTATTTCTTATACTTACAATAGTGACTCTTCCCCTGATATACACTTTAATGTGAATATATTGTATACTTGGATATACTCAAATACTACTGGTTAAGCTGTATGTCCATGGTAAGGCCCCAATGATATACTGATATACTTAATTTTGAGGAAGTGGCTTTGGAAATAGAGTGGGATATACTCAAATCCTCCTTTCGATTATATATTCTCTGTTATACTATCTGATTATACTTTACTTCTATCATTACTCAttaaaaacataaacattcaaCTACTTGGATATATCAAAAAATAGACCAGCTG
This portion of the Penaeus vannamei isolate JL-2024 chromosome 11, ASM4276789v1, whole genome shotgun sequence genome encodes:
- the LOC113802863 gene encoding paired box protein Pax-6 isoform X1, with translation MTSYSFSTSQDQWKEANNNNNNNNNNNSIGSMATFCQSSGSVPATLRDLYTRSGLSSSSPSAASPASPLDLSRYTLPSLRQYELAQQMVTQQGAVNKLLGSLRPPGMIGGSKPKVATPQVVNKIEQYKRENPTIFAWEIREKLISESVCTNSTAPSVSSINRILRNRAAERAAAEFARAAGYGLYNPYAFPWANPALLSPLAAALPLHAAAENAGAAKDSAGAHSDGEGGGSHKDSPTQLSPSDLHSSSSQSTNEVRFRRNRTTFTADQLDELEKEFEKTHYPDLPTRERLAEKTLLSEARVQVWFSNRRAKWRRHQQLSVLRPYSSSDDPLPHSPRTTSPYSEGVSSPDMRRSPTPPSPCPASAPLAAPPSSSGSRPSPGGCASPTSPSSACSTTTTTTTSAPAGGSTPGGQSAALGRRSPRPASTSPPPPPPLGAHPRLLSPLPQPPPSPASAAALNLSMPHPLPHAHLRHSPPISTSAHLGRLSSRPPPPPLLPASLLSLPQYPGFSLGRDLTLTPINLSSAHAREIMAAQARCLLKSAAQSAHYKDEEEEEDSDIEIDLDAKEDKEKEEEEEEEEVVEAQDLSVKRRRTESEEKEEAKEEERSAEQTEEEEAKQEKMEDA